One Ignavibacterium album JCM 16511 genomic region harbors:
- a CDS encoding molybdopterin-dependent oxidoreductase has translation MPKIIIDGKEIDFKQGQTIIEAAKDHGIEIPHFCWHPKLSVSGNCRMCLVEVEKMPKLVIACATVASDGMVVHTESPKAIAARNAVMEFLLINHPLDCPICDEAGECKLQDYAYQHSIGESRFVEEKVHKDKRVKIGPRVMFDAERCISCSRCIRFCDEIAKDSELTFTKRGDRVTITTFPGEELDNPYSMNVVDICPVGALTNADFRFKARVWDMSHTNSVCIGCARGCNIEIWVRNNEILRLTPRHNEEVNSYWMCDHGRLNTFKFVNADTRVDSPHIRKDGKLSRVSWDEAFAEAASRLKTFTKDQIAVIGSPYATCEDNYIVSKFTKNVLGTNNIDFIRHIDYSFADDILRREDLTPNSLGAEFVGVKPQKNGLNIDGIIKSIKDGKIKALYLIEDDILTADAELEPHLAKLELLIVHTTNFNNSTNFADIVFPAATYAEKNGTFINFQGRLQRIRPAVATIEVDRALEGMALSRLDRFGTKFDRWAQGKHFDARATWKILTSLANVLGSKWKYQMAEDVFDEMTSSIAEFRGLDYDVIGDLGVQLKLEKVNVV, from the coding sequence ATGCCAAAAATAATTATTGATGGAAAAGAAATAGATTTTAAGCAAGGTCAGACAATCATCGAAGCAGCAAAAGATCACGGCATTGAAATTCCGCATTTCTGCTGGCATCCGAAATTATCAGTATCGGGTAATTGCAGAATGTGTCTTGTTGAAGTAGAAAAGATGCCAAAACTCGTAATAGCTTGTGCAACAGTCGCTTCTGATGGAATGGTTGTTCACACAGAATCACCAAAAGCAATTGCAGCACGAAATGCTGTGATGGAATTCTTACTCATCAATCATCCTTTGGATTGTCCTATTTGTGATGAAGCAGGCGAATGTAAACTTCAGGATTATGCATATCAGCACAGCATAGGAGAAAGTAGGTTTGTTGAAGAAAAGGTTCATAAAGATAAAAGAGTTAAAATCGGTCCTCGCGTAATGTTTGATGCGGAAAGATGTATCTCTTGTTCAAGATGCATCAGATTCTGTGATGAGATTGCAAAAGATTCTGAATTAACATTTACTAAAAGAGGTGACAGAGTAACAATCACAACTTTCCCGGGTGAAGAGTTGGATAATCCATACTCAATGAATGTGGTTGATATTTGTCCTGTTGGAGCTTTAACTAATGCCGATTTCAGATTTAAAGCAAGAGTTTGGGATATGTCACATACAAACTCAGTCTGCATTGGTTGTGCTCGTGGTTGCAATATCGAAATCTGGGTTCGTAATAATGAAATATTAAGATTAACTCCAAGACATAATGAAGAAGTTAATAGTTATTGGATGTGTGATCATGGAAGATTGAATACATTTAAGTTCGTTAATGCTGACACAAGAGTTGATTCCCCACACATCAGAAAAGATGGTAAACTTTCCAGAGTAAGTTGGGACGAAGCTTTTGCTGAAGCTGCATCAAGATTGAAAACATTTACCAAAGATCAGATTGCAGTTATTGGTTCACCATATGCAACTTGTGAAGATAACTATATTGTTTCAAAATTTACAAAAAATGTTCTAGGTACAAACAATATAGATTTTATAAGACATATTGATTATAGTTTTGCAGATGACATTCTCAGAAGAGAAGATTTAACTCCAAATTCACTTGGAGCAGAATTCGTTGGTGTTAAACCTCAGAAAAATGGATTGAACATTGATGGAATAATTAAGTCAATCAAAGATGGAAAAATCAAAGCATTATATCTTATCGAAGATGATATTTTAACTGCTGATGCTGAATTAGAACCACATCTTGCTAAGCTTGAATTATTAATTGTTCATACCACTAACTTCAATAATTCAACAAACTTTGCAGATATTGTTTTTCCAGCTGCTACTTATGCAGAAAAGAATGGAACATTTATAAACTTTCAGGGAAGACTTCAAAGAATTCGTCCTGCTGTTGCTACAATAGAAGTTGACAGAGCTTTGGAAGGAATGGCTCTTTCAAGATTGGATAGGTTCGGAACAAAATTCGATCGTTGGGCTCAAGGAAAACATTTCGATGCAAGAGCAACCTGGAAAATTCTTACATCGCTTGCAAATGTTCTCGGTTCTAAGTGGAAGTATCAAATGGCTGAAGATGTATTCGATGAAATGACAAGTTCCATTGCTGAATTTAGAGGATTAGATTATGATGTAATTGGTGATTTAGGTGTTCAGCTTAAACTTGAAAAAGTAAATGTAGTTTAA
- the nuoH gene encoding NADH-quinone oxidoreductase subunit NuoH: MSITEILIISLIKIVLVLGITLITVAYLVYFERKIAAWAQNRIGPNRVGWQGILQPFADVFKLLLKEDIVPERANKIVHAIAPMIALFVAFTTYAVIPIGPNVNIFGYDISLVVADVNMGILYVLALTSLGVYAITFAGWSSGSKYSLLGGIRSSAQMISYEISMGFSIGGVLLLAESLRPIDIVNSQAGLWNAIVQPIGFITFVVSAFAETNRLPFDLPEAEPELVGGFHTEYSSMKFAGFFLAEYANMIIASAMIVTLYLGGWHLPFEQSLGLSGTWLIVAQIASFFVKMGAMLFFFIWVRWSIPRFRYDQLMNLGWKVMFPLSLINIIWVAVIIMLTN, translated from the coding sequence ATGAGTATAACAGAAATTCTGATAATCTCTTTAATAAAAATAGTTCTGGTTTTGGGCATCACACTTATTACAGTAGCATACCTTGTTTATTTCGAAAGGAAAATAGCTGCGTGGGCACAAAACAGAATTGGTCCGAACAGAGTTGGCTGGCAGGGAATACTTCAACCGTTTGCAGATGTCTTTAAACTATTATTGAAAGAAGATATCGTTCCTGAAAGAGCGAACAAAATCGTTCATGCAATTGCACCAATGATTGCACTTTTTGTTGCTTTCACAACTTATGCTGTAATTCCAATCGGACCAAACGTAAATATTTTTGGTTATGATATTTCACTCGTTGTAGCTGATGTGAATATGGGAATTCTTTATGTTCTTGCCTTGACTTCATTGGGAGTTTATGCAATTACATTTGCGGGTTGGTCATCCGGAAGTAAATATTCATTGCTCGGTGGGATAAGATCATCAGCACAAATGATTTCTTATGAAATTTCGATGGGATTTTCAATTGGCGGTGTTCTTCTTCTCGCAGAATCACTAAGACCAATTGATATAGTTAATTCGCAGGCAGGATTATGGAATGCGATTGTTCAACCTATAGGTTTCATAACATTTGTAGTTTCAGCTTTTGCAGAAACAAATCGTCTTCCATTTGATTTACCTGAAGCAGAGCCAGAACTTGTTGGTGGATTTCATACAGAATACAGTTCCATGAAATTCGCAGGATTTTTTCTTGCAGAGTATGCAAATATGATAATTGCTTCTGCCATGATTGTAACTTTATATTTAGGCGGATGGCATCTTCCATTTGAACAAAGTTTAGGATTATCAGGTACCTGGTTGATTGTTGCTCAAATTGCTTCCTTCTTTGTTAAGATGGGTGCAATGCTTTTCTTTTTCATTTGGGTAAGATGGAGTATTCCGAGATTCAGATATGATCAGCTTATGAACCTTGGATGGAAAGTAATGTTTCCGCTTTCATTGATAAATATTATATGGGTTGCTGTAATTATTATGTTAACAAATTAA
- the nuoI gene encoding NADH-quinone oxidoreductase subunit NuoI — MAQTSNSLKKRKKDLTFWQKIYIPEIAKGLALTFKNMIRPKFTMEYPEEKFIPPPSYRGRPVLVLEETGEERCVACGLCSRVCPALAIEVQAAETEREKERYPEKFEINMLRCIFCGLCEEVCPEEAIVMSKDYELAFTNREDAIYGKDKLLTPVSQLQDRIEFLRKYK; from the coding sequence ATGGCACAAACATCTAATTCATTGAAGAAAAGAAAAAAAGATTTAACATTCTGGCAAAAAATATATATTCCGGAAATTGCTAAAGGTCTTGCGCTAACTTTTAAGAATATGATAAGACCAAAGTTTACAATGGAATATCCGGAAGAAAAGTTTATTCCACCGCCGTCTTATCGTGGCAGACCAGTTTTAGTTCTCGAAGAAACTGGCGAAGAACGATGTGTAGCTTGCGGACTTTGCTCTAGGGTTTGTCCGGCACTTGCTATAGAAGTTCAGGCAGCAGAAACCGAAAGAGAAAAAGAAAGATATCCGGAGAAATTTGAAATAAATATGCTTCGTTGCATTTTCTGCGGCTTATGTGAAGAAGTCTGTCCCGAAGAAGCTATCGTTATGAGCAAAGATTATGAACTTGCATTTACAAACAGAGAAGATGCCATCTATGGAAAAGATAAACTCCTCACACCTGTCAGTCAGCTTCAAGATAGAATAGAATTTTTAAGAAAATATAAATAA
- a CDS encoding YifB family Mg chelatase-like AAA ATPase produces the protein MLSKVLSSATYGIEAYLVEVETHVEKQVPGFIIVGLPDNAVKESRERVIAAIKNSGIQFPVKKITINLAPADIKKEGSAFDLPIAVGILSALELIPLDSLADTIFLGELSLDGSLRHIKGALPIAVEAKSKSIRRIILPNDSAQEAAIVDGVDVYGFDNLSEVIAFLNGDLEKEVTITDKQNLFSSINQYHLDFADVKGQENVKRALEVAAAGAHNILMIGPPGSGKTMLAKRLPTILPPMTFDEALETTKIHSIAGILPKEKAIITERPFRSPHHTVSDAALVGGGSFPKPGEVSFAHHGVLFLDELPEFKKNVLEVLRQPLEDAKVTVSRSKLSLDFPANFMLAAAMNPCPCGFYTDPNKECTCSPPQIQKYMAKISGPLLDRIDIHIEVPAVKYKELSSKSSGEKSEVIRERVLRAREIQLRRFKDYKHIYSNGDMGSKEIRQFCKLDEAGEELLKMAMTKLGLSARAYDRILKVSRTIADLENSENILPQHISEAIQYRSLDRELWKH, from the coding sequence TTGCTCTCAAAAGTTTTAAGCAGCGCAACATATGGAATTGAAGCTTATCTGGTTGAAGTTGAAACTCATGTTGAAAAGCAGGTTCCGGGATTTATTATCGTTGGCTTACCTGATAATGCAGTTAAAGAAAGTCGTGAGCGGGTAATAGCGGCTATAAAAAATTCAGGAATACAATTTCCGGTAAAGAAAATAACAATCAATTTAGCCCCTGCCGACATTAAAAAAGAGGGAAGTGCATTCGATTTACCCATTGCTGTTGGAATATTATCTGCACTCGAACTAATTCCTCTGGATTCCTTAGCTGACACAATTTTTTTAGGAGAACTTTCTTTAGATGGTTCTCTAAGGCATATTAAGGGAGCATTACCAATCGCCGTTGAAGCAAAAAGCAAATCAATCAGAAGAATAATTCTTCCAAACGATTCAGCTCAGGAAGCTGCTATTGTTGACGGAGTTGATGTTTATGGTTTTGATAATCTGTCCGAAGTAATTGCTTTTCTGAATGGTGATCTGGAAAAAGAAGTTACAATTACGGATAAACAAAATCTTTTCTCATCCATTAATCAATATCATCTCGATTTTGCAGATGTGAAAGGACAGGAAAATGTAAAACGTGCTTTAGAAGTTGCCGCTGCCGGTGCACATAATATTTTGATGATTGGTCCTCCTGGTTCAGGAAAAACTATGCTTGCTAAAAGACTGCCAACTATACTTCCACCAATGACTTTTGATGAGGCACTTGAAACAACAAAAATTCACTCAATTGCTGGAATTCTTCCAAAAGAAAAAGCAATCATTACAGAAAGACCTTTCAGAAGTCCTCATCACACTGTTTCAGATGCGGCATTGGTTGGTGGGGGTTCATTCCCTAAACCTGGAGAAGTATCTTTTGCACATCACGGAGTTTTATTTCTTGATGAATTACCTGAATTCAAAAAGAATGTTCTTGAAGTTCTCAGACAACCATTGGAAGATGCCAAAGTAACAGTCTCAAGATCAAAGTTATCACTTGATTTCCCGGCAAATTTTATGTTGGCTGCCGCAATGAATCCATGTCCATGCGGATTTTATACAGATCCTAATAAAGAATGTACTTGTTCGCCACCTCAGATTCAAAAATATATGGCTAAAATTTCCGGACCGCTCTTAGACAGAATTGATATTCACATCGAAGTTCCTGCTGTTAAGTATAAAGAACTTTCTTCTAAATCATCGGGTGAAAAATCCGAAGTTATTCGTGAGCGTGTTTTGCGTGCCAGAGAAATTCAGCTGAGAAGATTTAAAGACTATAAGCATATTTATTCAAATGGTGATATGGGTTCAAAAGAAATCAGGCAATTCTGTAAATTGGATGAAGCAGGTGAAGAGCTATTAAAAATGGCAATGACTAAACTGGGACTTTCTGCACGGGCGTATGATAGAATATTAAAAGTTAGCAGAACAATTGCTGATCTTGAAAATTCTGAAAACATATTACCCCAGCATATAAGTGAGGCAATTCAATACCGAAGTCTTGATAGAGAACTTTGGAAGCATTAA
- the rpmG gene encoding 50S ribosomal protein L33 gives MAKGNTRQIIVLESTAGTGYRYTTTKNKRTHPSRVEYKKYDPVAKKHVIFKETK, from the coding sequence ATGGCTAAAGGTAACACTCGTCAAATTATAGTATTAGAAAGCACCGCTGGTACCGGATATAGATATACAACAACTAAAAATAAAAGAACTCATCCTTCAAGGGTTGAATATAAGAAGTATGATCCGGTAGCAAAAAAACATGTTATCTTCAAAGAAACTAAATAA
- the secE gene encoding preprotein translocase subunit SecE, producing MKEKIITFFQDVVKEMKKVTWPSKDELFESTKIVIVVCLVLAAFTYVIDMLINQVLKGIF from the coding sequence ATGAAAGAAAAAATCATTACTTTCTTCCAAGATGTTGTTAAGGAAATGAAAAAGGTTACCTGGCCATCTAAAGATGAGCTTTTTGAATCTACAAAAATTGTAATTGTAGTTTGTCTCGTGCTTGCTGCTTTTACTTATGTAATTGATATGTTAATTAACCAAGTATTAAAGGGAATTTTTTAG
- the nusG gene encoding transcription termination/antitermination protein NusG → MEPKWYVLRVFSGHENKVKALLEAGLRDNEEFKAKIHDILVPTEKVIEVKDGKKKSKTKNFFPGYLLINADLDDRVKEFILNTPSVMGFLGSGKKPNPLQPDEVKRIVGRITQDGNTERIETIFRSGDIVKIIDGPFNNFTGTVEEVNEEKMKIKVMVSIFGRKTPVEIDFVQAELEK, encoded by the coding sequence ATGGAACCTAAGTGGTATGTTTTAAGAGTTTTTTCAGGACACGAAAATAAAGTTAAAGCTTTGTTGGAGGCTGGGCTGCGCGATAATGAAGAATTTAAAGCTAAAATTCATGATATTTTAGTTCCTACTGAAAAAGTCATCGAGGTTAAAGACGGAAAAAAGAAAAGCAAAACTAAAAACTTTTTCCCAGGATATCTGTTAATCAATGCTGATCTGGACGATCGTGTAAAAGAATTTATTCTGAATACACCTTCTGTGATGGGTTTTCTTGGTTCAGGAAAAAAGCCCAATCCACTTCAACCTGATGAAGTTAAAAGAATTGTTGGTAGAATAACTCAGGACGGAAATACAGAACGAATTGAGACCATTTTCAGAAGCGGAGATATTGTTAAAATTATTGATGGACCATTTAACAATTTTACCGGAACTGTTGAAGAAGTTAATGAAGAGAAAATGAAAATTAAAGTAATGGTTTCCATTTTCGGTAGAAAGACTCCGGTAGAAATAGACTTTGTTCAGGCAGAATTAGAAAAATAA
- the rplK gene encoding 50S ribosomal protein L11, translating into MAKKIDGYIKLQIPAGKANPSPPVGPALGQKGVNIMEFCKQFNARTQDKEGLIIPVVITVYSDKSFTFITKTPPAAVLLKKAAKIEKGSAEPNKTKVGKVSKNQIKEIAQLKMPDLNAHDIDHAMSMVAGTARSMGLTVED; encoded by the coding sequence ATGGCTAAAAAGATTGATGGTTATATAAAACTTCAGATACCTGCTGGTAAAGCAAATCCTTCTCCACCAGTTGGACCTGCTCTTGGTCAAAAAGGTGTAAATATTATGGAGTTCTGTAAGCAGTTTAATGCAAGAACTCAGGATAAAGAAGGTCTGATTATTCCCGTTGTTATTACCGTTTACAGTGATAAGTCATTTACCTTTATTACTAAAACTCCTCCTGCAGCAGTGCTTTTGAAAAAAGCAGCTAAAATTGAAAAAGGTTCTGCTGAACCAAATAAAACTAAAGTCGGTAAAGTTTCAAAGAACCAGATTAAAGAAATTGCTCAGCTTAAAATGCCAGACTTAAATGCTCACGATATTGATCATGCAATGAGCATGGTGGCAGGAACTGCTCGTAGTATGGGACTAACAGTCGAAGACTAA
- the rplA gene encoding 50S ribosomal protein L1: MQLTKRNKKILEKVDTKKEYLIEEAIKTLKELSSVKFVESLDVAIRLGVDPRHADQMVRGTVSLPHGTGKEVKVLVIAKGPKIQEALDAGADYAGFEEYLEKIKGGWADVDVIIATPDTMAELGKLGKVLGPKGLMPNPKSGTVTMDVAKAVKEVKAGKIEFRVEKTGIVHTSVGKLNFEVDKLVENTKAFLNTIIKLKPPTAKGQYVKSLYLSTTMGPGLKISKEEIAI, from the coding sequence ATGCAGCTAACAAAAAGAAATAAGAAAATTTTAGAAAAAGTTGATACTAAAAAAGAGTATTTAATTGAAGAGGCAATTAAAACACTTAAAGAGCTTTCTTCAGTTAAGTTTGTTGAATCTTTGGATGTTGCAATCAGACTTGGTGTAGATCCGAGACACGCAGATCAGATGGTAAGAGGAACAGTATCTCTGCCTCACGGAACCGGAAAAGAGGTCAAGGTGCTTGTAATTGCTAAAGGTCCTAAAATTCAGGAAGCTCTTGATGCAGGTGCTGATTATGCTGGCTTTGAAGAATATCTGGAAAAAATTAAAGGTGGTTGGGCTGATGTTGATGTTATTATTGCCACCCCAGACACTATGGCTGAATTAGGTAAGTTAGGAAAAGTTTTAGGTCCGAAAGGATTGATGCCGAATCCAAAGAGTGGGACTGTAACTATGGATGTTGCAAAAGCGGTTAAAGAAGTTAAAGCCGGTAAAATTGAATTTCGTGTTGAGAAGACGGGTATTGTTCACACATCAGTTGGCAAATTGAATTTTGAAGTTGATAAATTAGTTGAGAATACCAAAGCATTTCTCAACACTATTATTAAGCTTAAGCCACCTACGGCAAAAGGGCAATATGTTAAGAGTTTATATCTCTCAACTACAATGGGTCCTGGGCTTAAGATATCTAAGGAAGAAATTGCAATTTAA
- the rplJ gene encoding 50S ribosomal protein L10, which yields MNKNEKSEIIAEAKELIEKSTAVYVADYSGVNVADISELRNQFRKEGVTYKVFKNTLFKRALAETGKYSKLADNLEGMSGFAFAFDNPVAPAKIIKKYFDNNKKFSLKACYIETEFYSGNQLDQLATLPTKADLIAGILSSINAPASGIVGSINAVFRDLLSVIDQISKKAA from the coding sequence ATGAATAAGAACGAAAAATCCGAGATCATTGCCGAGGCGAAGGAACTAATAGAAAAATCTACCGCAGTTTATGTGGCAGATTATTCAGGAGTTAATGTTGCAGACATTAGCGAACTAAGAAACCAATTCAGAAAAGAGGGTGTTACTTATAAAGTTTTTAAGAATACTTTATTCAAACGCGCTCTTGCTGAAACAGGTAAGTATTCAAAATTAGCTGATAATCTTGAAGGTATGTCAGGATTTGCATTTGCATTTGACAATCCAGTTGCACCGGCTAAGATTATCAAAAAATATTTTGATAACAATAAAAAGTTTTCGCTAAAAGCCTGCTACATTGAAACTGAATTCTATTCCGGAAATCAGTTAGATCAGTTAGCAACATTGCCAACAAAAGCAGATTTAATTGCCGGAATACTTTCAAGCATAAACGCGCCTGCCTCAGGCATTGTTGGTTCAATTAACGCTGTATTCAGAGATCTGTTAAGTGTTATTGATCAGATTTCTAAAAAAGCAGCATAA
- the rplL gene encoding 50S ribosomal protein L7/L12, which translates to MSEKIAEIVEKIKALSLVEAAELKKALEEEFGVTAAAPVVVAGGPVAGGDAAPAEEKTEFDVILQSAGDKKINVIKVVRQHTGLGLKEAKDLVDGAPKTVKEGVSKDEAEKIKKELEEAGATVTIK; encoded by the coding sequence ATGTCAGAAAAAATTGCTGAAATAGTTGAAAAAATTAAAGCCCTTTCATTAGTTGAAGCAGCTGAATTAAAGAAAGCACTTGAAGAAGAATTTGGTGTTACAGCGGCAGCTCCGGTTGTAGTAGCTGGTGGTCCTGTTGCTGGTGGCGATGCAGCACCAGCTGAAGAGAAAACAGAATTTGATGTTATCCTTCAGTCTGCTGGTGACAAGAAAATCAATGTTATCAAAGTAGTAAGACAGCACACCGGTTTAGGTTTGAAAGAAGCTAAAGATCTTGTTGATGGTGCACCAAAGACAGTTAAAGAAGGTGTATCAAAAGACGAAGCTGAAAAAATCAAAAAAGAATTAGAAGAAGCTGGCGCTACTGTAACTATTAAATAA